A single window of Bacteroides sp. DNA harbors:
- a CDS encoding SusD/RagB family nutrient-binding outer membrane lipoprotein — protein MKKYIILFLSAFIFWGCEDYLDVNTSLDSDETTTPNYMLPAVLGNMAYAHYAHGETTAYITQYVTTEYGTHAVKDRWDYRGVLRVNAWRRHYFDVAGNANKMILFAEEEGSNNYEGVGKIMMAFSFLTATDLFGDMPVLDAFSGNYNPRYNAQDTVYMEVARWLAEGLEDLNQATIENRTMTSTEDHIYGGNLTNWKAFAHAIRARMLLHTANFQGGYQAVLDAVDQAKAGWSEPLYAFPDEPANDWEINLWGPSRANPQWDFADIRNMLTNSVHTDFFMNAMNLSGEIDPRLYELTTPGDNGNYLSIPASAGIGALDMDDFAVLYDGYWTRDNSPLIFITDEELYFIESEAAFYLNDKGRAWQAYLDGIQRNFNRLGIPDAYDAYRNSPAVAQSANELEISDIMMQKYIALYFQPEIWVDMRRYKYSNQAYPQLQYPENALELYNGAWIQRLPYDPQTEYIYNPNEIERLGAREDLWVVTPFWWAVNSTLSN, from the coding sequence ATGAAGAAATATATAATCCTCTTTTTAAGCGCTTTTATCTTCTGGGGGTGTGAAGACTACCTGGATGTAAATACTTCGCTCGACAGCGATGAAACCACAACACCCAACTACATGCTCCCTGCTGTCCTCGGCAATATGGCATACGCCCACTACGCACACGGGGAAACAACAGCCTATATCACCCAGTATGTTACCACCGAATACGGGACCCATGCTGTGAAAGACCGCTGGGATTACCGGGGTGTACTGAGGGTAAACGCCTGGCGAAGACACTATTTTGATGTTGCCGGGAATGCCAATAAAATGATTCTTTTCGCTGAGGAAGAAGGTTCGAACAACTATGAAGGTGTTGGAAAGATCATGATGGCGTTCTCTTTTCTGACGGCCACCGATCTTTTTGGTGACATGCCTGTTTTGGATGCTTTTTCAGGAAACTATAACCCAAGATACAATGCCCAGGACACCGTTTACATGGAGGTGGCAAGATGGCTGGCCGAAGGCCTCGAGGACCTGAATCAGGCAACAATAGAAAACAGGACCATGACCAGCACGGAAGACCACATTTATGGAGGCAACCTGACAAACTGGAAGGCTTTTGCCCATGCCATTCGGGCCCGTATGCTGCTGCATACCGCAAACTTCCAGGGTGGTTACCAGGCCGTACTCGACGCCGTTGATCAAGCCAAGGCAGGATGGAGTGAACCATTGTATGCCTTCCCTGACGAACCCGCCAACGACTGGGAGATCAACTTGTGGGGACCCTCAAGGGCTAACCCGCAATGGGACTTTGCCGACATCAGGAACATGCTCACCAACTCTGTTCATACCGACTTTTTTATGAATGCTATGAATTTGTCGGGTGAGATTGACCCTCGCTTATACGAACTGACCACGCCGGGGGATAACGGAAATTATTTGTCCATTCCTGCAAGTGCAGGCATTGGGGCCCTGGATATGGATGACTTTGCCGTTCTTTACGATGGTTACTGGACCCGGGATAACTCACCCCTGATCTTTATTACCGATGAAGAACTATATTTCATTGAATCAGAAGCCGCCTTTTATCTGAATGATAAAGGCCGTGCCTGGCAGGCCTACCTCGATGGCATTCAAAGGAACTTTAACCGCTTAGGCATTCCGGATGCTTATGATGCTTACCGCAATTCACCAGCTGTTGCCCAGAGTGCCAATGAGCTGGAGATTTCCGACATCATGATGCAAAAGTATATTGCCTTGTATTTTCAGCCCGAAATATGGGTGGATATGCGCCGGTACAAATACTCAAACCAAGCCTATCCCCAATTACAGTATCCTGAAAACGCCCTTGAACTTTACAATGGGGCATGGATACAACGCTTGCCTTATGACCCTCAGACCGAATACATATACAATCCCAATGAGATTGAACGTCTCGGTGCCAGGGAAGACCTTTGGGTGGTTACTCCTTTTTGGTGGGCCGTAAATTCAACATTGTCGAACTAA
- a CDS encoding PKD domain-containing protein, with translation MNPKNFVKIFLALGSLALFIVACDKEEEKVWGEVTTYFTIQDADNLFAPATVQFINGSKNAEAFHWTFPGGRIVSNGEVTEDSTSTAIQPEGVYYAWPGEYSATLKITADGEETTHTKQFAVVKPQPNILYEPTGIVYDDIVTFWVEYFQYPQLMDQVTYAWDFGNGETSTEAMPQTSFNPPGDYTVTLELFDGMETLTASKTINVQAEIAKTLYVTNAIDQRLYKKMLYTGAVAPEEELPVDVGLHPLSVSIFQERIIVSVAGDNIRFSAAGTPPDGYIFTTNLQGGNRYTITSPSLLEQTYIDDPFVSTVDENGFVYWLDRFQGVRRIHYSETNGEYPSPYVWAVAAEMAEILGVSSTYGWTDGTVRIENNEIWYSKHGTGQGLYRFTLLGAFIAKIDNLYPLKIRTFEVDNENQKIYFAVNNASGGYDPGLYVCEIDGSNIQLIDDLEGFSMQGGEAERTYVTSIVVDSEGGYIYYPFRHQDDVNTAGEIVGDGSLSGVKRYKMDGSEEPEFYVTGLIPYGIGIDHVKR, from the coding sequence ATGAACCCGAAAAATTTTGTAAAAATCTTCCTTGCCCTTGGATCCCTGGCCTTGTTTATAGTGGCCTGCGACAAGGAAGAGGAAAAAGTATGGGGAGAGGTAACAACCTATTTCACCATTCAGGACGCTGACAACCTGTTTGCACCTGCCACTGTGCAGTTTATCAATGGCTCAAAGAATGCGGAAGCCTTTCATTGGACCTTTCCGGGTGGACGCATTGTGTCGAACGGAGAGGTGACTGAAGACAGCACTTCAACGGCTATTCAGCCCGAAGGTGTTTATTACGCATGGCCAGGGGAATATTCAGCTACCCTGAAAATTACTGCTGATGGGGAGGAAACCACCCATACCAAGCAGTTCGCTGTCGTCAAACCCCAGCCAAATATCCTGTATGAACCCACCGGTATTGTCTATGACGATATAGTGACATTCTGGGTTGAGTATTTTCAATATCCTCAGTTGATGGATCAGGTGACCTATGCCTGGGACTTCGGCAACGGGGAAACCTCAACGGAAGCCATGCCGCAAACCAGTTTTAACCCTCCTGGAGATTATACTGTTACCTTGGAATTGTTTGATGGCATGGAAACCCTGACCGCCAGCAAGACCATCAATGTACAGGCCGAGATTGCCAAGACCCTTTATGTAACCAACGCTATTGACCAGCGACTTTACAAAAAAATGCTGTATACCGGGGCCGTGGCTCCCGAAGAAGAACTCCCTGTCGATGTGGGTCTGCATCCCCTGTCGGTAAGCATCTTCCAGGAACGGATCATCGTTTCTGTTGCTGGCGATAATATTCGCTTTTCAGCCGCCGGGACTCCACCCGACGGTTACATCTTCACCACTAATCTGCAGGGTGGAAACCGTTATACCATAACATCACCCAGTTTGCTGGAGCAGACCTATATTGACGATCCATTCGTTTCGACTGTGGATGAAAATGGCTTTGTTTACTGGCTTGATCGTTTCCAGGGCGTTCGGCGCATTCATTATTCAGAGACCAACGGTGAATACCCCAGCCCCTATGTCTGGGCTGTTGCTGCTGAAATGGCCGAGATTCTTGGTGTTTCAAGTACTTATGGATGGACCGATGGTACAGTACGTATCGAAAATAACGAGATCTGGTACAGCAAGCATGGAACAGGCCAGGGCCTGTACCGCTTTACCCTCCTTGGAGCGTTTATCGCCAAAATCGACAACCTTTACCCCCTTAAGATCAGGACCTTCGAAGTGGACAATGAAAACCAGAAAATATACTTCGCTGTCAACAACGCCAGCGGTGGTTACGATCCTGGCTTGTATGTCTGCGAGATTGATGGCTCAAACATTCAATTGATTGATGACCTTGAAGGCTTTTCCATGCAAGGGGGAGAGGCGGAAAGGACCTATGTCACAAGTATTGTCGTTGACAGCGAGGGCGGATATATCTACTATCCATTCCGTCACCAAGACGATGTGAATACTGCCGGAGAAATTGTCGGCGATGGATCTCTGTCAGGCGTTAAGCGTTATAAAATGGACGGTAGCGAAGAACCCGAATTTTATGTCACTGGCCTGATTCCCTATGGCATTGGCATTGACCATGTAAAAAGATAA
- a CDS encoding family 10 glycosylhydrolase, which yields MKKFLPLFFIFSFSIFLSTAQPGREMRGTWFTTAWRIDWPPLGTAQTQQSKMVSMFNQLEQANINAVFLQVRPFADAFYNSAYEPWSHMLGSSPADRGVDPGYDPLAFAIKEAHKRGMELHVWLNPYRFESTAGEFAGRPGDYSQTHPHLIINYNNRTYFDPGHPETTQLIKNIIADIISKYNIDGVIFDDYFYPSNMPTSYDQTTFDEFGDEEFIRHYYDGPLFQTLTRGDFRRASVNNMIREVHDTIKAMNSNLVFGVSPAGIYTTNALVAQFYETTLPEGITGNNNWATINCDPLAWLKEGSIDYISPQLYWQIGGSQDFVTLTEWWGWQSQRYGRHHYPSLGAYRIYPAKFEDTYSDSKGIHEFGIGPNNGKLNPDKNDWPVTEIGNQIIAHRESNFNDGLGLLFYNTNSLLKPDKDLAGYLADDLFSQKTVFPFLAWVDSPEPEIPGLLNIGSLAEDPDVAILNIDSEAERFIIYGWNELPPTTKENGADFVQVAFKNTFSTILHRNYPYFAVAEFTGNRSIGPQSDYVEYYPFNAPSISLFNGATACQDDEIFWPEMPGIGEYQLLLFSNPFDEVVVFQSPVFPENYFPINRNVFEGQQSYYYRIMAKDGDVSSYSEADFFLTGYPSTPSVNSPENEEENVAFSAVAQWSYLPEADSYDLQVALDPSFSQESLVISETGITQNITNITLSDGNTDHYLRIAGVNECGTGMWSPVVRFTTTSGVYVENPSHQILGNYPNPSSDFTFLPYPKSPGQRTISLYNMSGQRVLMLERNDGNNLDEINISGVLPGFYTGVVTTASNARFTFKLIKINQ from the coding sequence ATGAAGAAATTTCTACCTCTGTTTTTCATCTTTTCCTTCTCCATTTTCTTATCCACGGCGCAGCCTGGTCGCGAAATGCGCGGAACTTGGTTTACAACTGCCTGGCGCATCGACTGGCCTCCTTTGGGAACAGCACAAACCCAGCAAAGCAAAATGGTTTCTATGTTTAACCAGTTGGAACAAGCCAATATTAACGCTGTGTTTTTGCAGGTCAGGCCTTTTGCCGATGCCTTTTACAATTCTGCTTACGAACCCTGGTCCCATATGCTTGGGTCCTCGCCAGCAGACCGGGGAGTTGATCCGGGGTATGATCCTTTGGCATTCGCCATTAAGGAGGCCCATAAAAGGGGGATGGAACTTCATGTGTGGCTGAACCCTTATCGTTTTGAAAGTACAGCCGGAGAATTTGCCGGACGGCCTGGTGACTATTCTCAAACCCACCCCCATCTAATCATCAATTATAACAACAGAACTTATTTCGACCCGGGTCATCCGGAAACAACCCAACTGATCAAAAACATTATTGCCGATATTATCAGCAAGTATAATATTGACGGGGTTATTTTCGACGATTATTTTTACCCGTCCAACATGCCCACCAGTTACGACCAGACTACCTTCGATGAATTTGGCGATGAGGAATTTATCAGGCATTATTATGATGGGCCATTATTTCAAACCCTTACCCGCGGTGATTTCCGGAGAGCCTCTGTCAACAATATGATCCGTGAGGTTCACGACACCATCAAGGCAATGAATTCCAACCTTGTATTTGGCGTGAGCCCCGCAGGAATTTATACCACCAATGCATTGGTGGCCCAGTTTTACGAAACCACCCTCCCGGAGGGCATTACCGGTAACAACAACTGGGCTACCATCAATTGCGACCCCCTTGCCTGGCTAAAAGAAGGCTCCATTGATTATATCTCACCCCAGCTTTACTGGCAAATAGGCGGCAGCCAGGATTTTGTAACTCTGACCGAATGGTGGGGTTGGCAGTCTCAGCGCTATGGCAGGCATCATTATCCAAGCCTTGGCGCATACAGAATATATCCTGCAAAATTCGAAGATACTTATTCGGATTCTAAAGGTATCCATGAATTTGGCATTGGGCCAAACAACGGGAAACTTAACCCCGACAAGAACGACTGGCCAGTGACTGAAATCGGGAATCAAATCATTGCCCATCGCGAAAGCAATTTTAATGATGGGCTCGGACTTCTTTTCTATAACACGAACAGCCTGCTGAAGCCTGACAAAGACTTGGCTGGTTACCTGGCCGATGATTTATTTTCCCAAAAAACAGTCTTTCCCTTCCTGGCTTGGGTTGACAGTCCTGAGCCTGAAATACCAGGCCTACTCAATATTGGCTCCCTTGCCGAAGATCCGGATGTCGCAATCCTAAACATTGATTCTGAAGCCGAACGATTTATTATTTACGGATGGAATGAATTGCCCCCTACCACCAAGGAAAACGGTGCTGATTTTGTCCAGGTGGCATTTAAAAATACTTTCAGCACCATTCTACACAGGAACTATCCTTATTTTGCGGTAGCTGAATTTACAGGTAACCGCAGCATTGGGCCGCAATCAGATTATGTTGAGTACTACCCCTTTAATGCTCCTTCCATCTCCTTGTTTAACGGGGCTACTGCTTGCCAGGACGATGAAATATTCTGGCCTGAAATGCCAGGAATTGGTGAATATCAGTTATTACTCTTTTCCAATCCATTCGATGAAGTCGTGGTGTTCCAGAGCCCGGTCTTCCCGGAAAATTACTTTCCCATCAACCGCAACGTTTTTGAGGGCCAACAATCATACTATTACCGGATCATGGCAAAGGATGGAGACGTAAGCTCCTATTCAGAAGCTGATTTTTTCCTTACAGGCTATCCCTCAACCCCTTCGGTAAATTCCCCGGAAAATGAAGAAGAGAATGTTGCTTTCTCGGCAGTGGCGCAGTGGAGCTATCTACCCGAAGCCGATAGCTATGACCTGCAGGTAGCTCTTGATCCGTCCTTTTCTCAAGAATCACTGGTAATAAGCGAAACCGGAATCACTCAAAATATTACAAATATTACTCTCAGTGATGGTAATACCGATCATTATTTAAGGATTGCAGGAGTAAACGAATGCGGCACCGGCATGTGGTCTCCCGTGGTTAGGTTTACCACCACTTCAGGGGTTTATGTTGAAAATCCGTCACATCAGATTTTGGGGAATTACCCGAATCCCTCAAGCGACTTTACATTTCTGCCTTATCCCAAATCGCCGGGACAGCGCACGATTTCGTTATACAATATGAGTGGTCAGCGGGTCCTGATGCTGGAACGCAATGACGGCAATAATCTCGACGAAATTAATATCAGCGGTGTGTTGCCAGGTTTTTACACTGGTGTGGTCACCACGGCCAGCAATGCCCGGTTTACTTTCAAGTTGATCAAAATCAACCAATAA